A single Sodalis-like secondary symbiont of Drepanosiphum platanoidis DNA region contains:
- the ygfZ gene encoding tRNA-modifying protein YgfZ, which produces MSLKNFFSYKLPSISTDLPFTLMLIEDFKIISIDGKDNINFLQNQLTSDIFNIKENEYSFSSYCNYKGKVISVIYLFFYKKKISFIVNKSIYKSLILELKKYSIFYKINFFLHKNIFLLGIAGCESKKNIKKLFPTFSIKNNKKVFYYKKTTFLYFKLPIDRFLIIADIYMKNFFLKKLKDISVKKNGQQWLSLDIESCYPIINKNYSKKFFPQSINLEKLDAISFNKGCYLGQEIISKIKYYKFNKKSLFCLISESNFCLLNKDFIEYKEKKKWIYAGNIISYCLLDNKKILIQAVLKKFISNKFFIRLHKNPHIKLYIFNI; this is translated from the coding sequence ATGTCTTTAAAAAATTTTTTTTCATATAAATTACCATCTATTTCTACTGATTTACCTTTTACTTTAATGTTAATAGAAGATTTTAAAATAATTTCAATAGATGGAAAAGATAATATTAATTTTTTACAAAATCAATTAACATCTGATATTTTTAATATTAAAGAAAATGAATATTCTTTTTCTTCATATTGTAATTATAAAGGAAAAGTTATTAGTGTTATTTATTTATTTTTTTATAAAAAAAAAATTTCTTTTATTGTAAATAAAAGTATTTATAAAAGTTTAATTTTAGAATTAAAAAAATATTCTATTTTTTATAAAATTAATTTTTTTTTACATAAAAATATTTTTTTATTAGGTATTGCTGGTTGTGAATCTAAAAAAAATATAAAAAAATTATTTCCTACTTTTTCAATTAAAAATAATAAAAAAGTTTTTTATTATAAAAAAACAACTTTTTTATATTTTAAACTTCCTATAGATAGATTTCTTATTATTGCTGATATTTATATGAAAAATTTTTTTTTAAAAAAATTAAAAGATATATCAGTTAAAAAAAATGGTCAACAATGGTTATCATTAGATATTGAATCATGTTATCCAATAATTAATAAAAATTATAGTAAAAAATTTTTTCCACAATCTATAAATTTAGAAAAATTAGATGCAATTAGTTTTAATAAAGGATGTTATTTAGGACAAGAAATTATATCTAAAATTAAATATTATAAATTTAATAAAAAATCTTTATTTTGTCTTATTAGTGAAAGTAATTTTTGTTTATTAAATAAAGATTTTATAGAATATAAAGAAAAAAAAAAATGGATATATGCTGGAAATATTATTTCCTATTGTTTATTAGATAATAAAAAAATTTTAATACAGGCAGTATTAAAAAAATTTATATCTAATAAATTTTTTATAAGATTACATAAAAATCCACATATAAAATTATATATTTTTAATATATAA
- a CDS encoding TatD family hydrolase — MFLIDSHCHLDKLNYITLHKNIDDVIKKAQKKNINIILFVCTEIKNFNFMKKLVKGKKNIFLSYGTHPLYIDKYFNFKLLNSISFNKKIIAIGETGLDFYKNKHNKKRQKKAFRNHIEISKNYKKPLIIHSRNSIKDVLSILKEKESNNCNGVLHCFSESIESARILLNLGFYISFSGIITFNPNAFKEIIKFIPLNRILIETDSPYLSPVPYKNKENQPSYMIYIANILSKIKNISLEELSNHTSKNFCKLFKININKY, encoded by the coding sequence ATGTTTTTAATAGATTCTCATTGTCATTTAGATAAATTAAATTATATAACTTTACATAAAAATATTGATGATGTTATTAAAAAAGCTCAAAAAAAAAATATAAATATTATTCTTTTTGTTTGTACTGAAATTAAAAATTTTAATTTTATGAAAAAATTAGTTAAAGGAAAAAAAAATATTTTTCTTTCTTATGGTACTCATCCATTATATATTGATAAATATTTTAATTTTAAATTATTAAATTCTATATCATTTAATAAAAAAATTATTGCTATTGGTGAAACTGGATTAGATTTTTATAAAAATAAACATAATAAAAAAAGACAAAAAAAAGCATTTAGAAATCATATAGAAATTTCTAAAAATTATAAAAAACCTCTTATAATACATTCTAGAAATTCAATAAAAGATGTTTTATCTATTCTTAAAGAAAAAGAATCTAATAATTGTAATGGAGTTTTACATTGTTTTAGTGAATCTATTGAATCAGCTCGTATTTTATTAAATCTTGGTTTTTATATATCTTTTTCTGGAATTATTACATTTAATCCAAATGCTTTTAAAGAAATTATTAAATTTATTCCATTAAATAGAATTTTAATAGAAACTGATTCACCTTATTTATCTCCAGTTCCATATAAAAATAAAGAAAATCAACCATCATATATGATATATATAGCAAATATTTTATCAAAAATTAAGAATATTTCTTTAGAAGAACTAAGTAATCATACTTCAAAAAATTTTTGTAAACTTTTTAAAATTAATATTAATAAATATTAA
- a CDS encoding DNA polymerase III subunit delta' C-terminal domain-containing protein codes for MKKYNWLNDSYKRIINFFKKNKAHHALLIQSFKGNGELYFLYSIAMWLICKKKNNTKYCNKCKDCKLMKVGYHPDFYQLGLKSNIIGIDDIRSLKKLIYNYSYKEGYKVIFIPHTEILTEYAENSLLKILEEPPKNTFFLMGCQQPLNLLPSFRSRCFKFYLSIPNEKYGILWLKKEIKFSLQEIKTSLRLNNGCILNAKKLLISEEWNKRKFLCESIYKSINNKDFLSILPIFTKKNNENVTWWFISLLIDSLKWKKNIKKFLVNVDQIELINKLSNYYDIKILFNHIKEWIKYYKINIIVNGVNKELLIMYCLSLLE; via the coding sequence ATGAAAAAATATAATTGGTTAAATGATTCTTATAAAAGAATAATTAATTTTTTTAAAAAAAATAAAGCTCATCATGCATTATTAATACAAAGTTTTAAAGGAAATGGAGAATTATATTTTTTATATTCGATAGCAATGTGGTTAATATGTAAAAAAAAAAATAATACAAAATATTGTAATAAATGTAAAGATTGTAAATTAATGAAAGTTGGATATCATCCAGATTTTTATCAATTAGGATTAAAATCAAATATTATAGGAATAGATGATATAAGATCTTTAAAAAAACTAATATATAATTATTCATATAAAGAAGGATATAAAGTTATATTTATACCACATACTGAAATTTTAACTGAATATGCAGAAAATTCTTTATTAAAAATTTTAGAAGAACCTCCTAAAAACACTTTCTTTTTAATGGGTTGTCAACAACCATTAAATTTATTACCTTCATTTAGAAGTAGATGTTTTAAATTTTATCTTTCTATCCCTAATGAAAAGTATGGAATTTTATGGCTAAAAAAAGAAATTAAATTTTCTTTACAAGAAATTAAAACTTCATTAAGATTAAATAATGGATGTATTTTAAATGCAAAAAAGTTATTAATTTCAGAAGAATGGAATAAAAGAAAATTTTTATGTGAAAGTATATATAAATCTATTAATAATAAAGATTTTTTATCTATTTTACCTATATTTACAAAAAAAAATAATGAAAATGTTACTTGGTGGTTTATTAGTTTATTAATTGATTCTTTAAAATGGAAAAAAAATATAAAAAAATTTTTAGTTAATGTTGATCAAATTGAATTAATAAATAAATTATCTAATTATTATGATATTAAAATTTTATTTAATCATATAAAAGAATGGATAAAATATTATAAAATAAATATTATAGTTAATGGAGTTAATAAAGAATTATTAATAATGTATTGTTTATCTTTATTAGAATAA
- the pth gene encoding aminoacyl-tRNA hydrolase, which yields MKKKNKFLGYLGLLNFKLNKIYLFIPNVFINLSGKSVLYITKFYNIKTEEILIIHDELNLSPGQIKFNIKKNYSTHNGLKNIVKELNNNSFNSLKIGIGHPGFKKNIIKFVLSSPTILEKKLIINSIKKSIKNINYIIKKNKK from the coding sequence ATTAAAAAAAAAAATAAATTTTTAGGATATTTAGGATTATTAAATTTTAAATTAAATAAAATTTATTTATTTATACCAAATGTTTTTATAAATTTAAGTGGAAAATCTGTTTTATATATTACTAAATTTTATAATATAAAAACTGAAGAAATATTAATAATTCATGATGAATTAAATTTATCTCCTGGTCAAATAAAATTTAATATAAAAAAAAATTATAGTACTCATAATGGTTTAAAAAATATAGTTAAAGAATTAAATAATAATTCTTTTAATTCATTAAAAATAGGAATAGGACATCCAGGTTTTAAAAAAAATATTATAAAATTTGTATTAAGTAGTCCAACAATTTTAGAAAAAAAATTAATTATAAATTCGATAAAAAAATCTATTAAAAATATAAATTATATAATAAAAAAAAATAAAAAATAA
- the prfA gene encoding peptide chain release factor 1 yields the protein MKESFIKKIKLLNNRFKEIEILLKKNNINKNYKKFYLLSKEYYKIIKIKNYLNNIKEINNSIKNTKKFINDIEMKDIAKKEILSLKNNKDLILKKINLLINKKNKLNNYLGCFIEIRSGSGGKESSIFANDLLKMYAKYSEYNKWNFNIITANYSEYGGYKSVIAKVSTKESYKKLKFESGGHRVQRIPITETQGRIHSSACTVIVMPEIEKKKLLDINIKDLRIDTFKSSGAGGQHVNTTDSAVRITHIPSGITSECQNERSQHSNKAKALEILGARLRNKELKKRKEEESFIRNNLKVSGDRSDRIRTYNFPQKRVTDHRISLTKYCIDKIMNGYLDILIDPLIHLLK from the coding sequence ATGAAAGAATCTTTTATTAAAAAAATAAAATTATTAAATAATAGGTTTAAAGAAATAGAAATTTTATTAAAAAAAAATAATATAAATAAAAATTATAAAAAATTTTATCTTTTATCTAAAGAATATTATAAAATTATTAAAATTAAAAATTATTTAAATAATATAAAAGAAATTAATAATAGTATAAAAAATACTAAAAAATTTATTAATGATATAGAAATGAAAGATATAGCAAAAAAAGAAATATTAAGTCTTAAAAATAATAAAGATTTAATTTTAAAAAAAATAAATTTATTAATAAATAAAAAAAATAAATTAAATAATTATTTAGGATGTTTTATTGAAATAAGATCTGGTAGTGGTGGAAAAGAATCATCTATTTTTGCTAATGATTTACTTAAAATGTATGCAAAATATTCTGAATATAATAAATGGAATTTTAATATTATTACAGCAAATTATTCTGAATATGGTGGATATAAATCAGTTATAGCAAAAGTTTCAACAAAAGAATCATATAAAAAACTTAAATTTGAATCAGGTGGACATCGTGTTCAACGTATTCCAATTACAGAAACACAAGGAAGAATTCATAGTTCAGCTTGTACAGTAATAGTAATGCCTGAAATAGAAAAAAAAAAACTATTAGATATTAATATAAAAGATTTACGTATTGATACATTTAAATCATCAGGAGCTGGTGGTCAACATGTAAATACAACTGATTCTGCTGTTAGAATTACTCATATTCCTAGTGGAATAACATCTGAATGTCAAAATGAAAGATCTCAACATAGTAATAAAGCAAAAGCATTAGAAATATTAGGTGCTAGATTACGTAATAAAGAATTAAAAAAACGTAAAGAAGAAGAATCTTTTATACGTAACAACTTAAAAGTTAGTGGAGATAGATCTGATCGTATTCGTACTTATAATTTTCCTCAAAAAAGAGTAACAGATCATAGAATATCTTTAACAAAATATTGTATTGACAAAATTATGAATGGATATTTAGATATTTTAATAGATCCCCTTATACATTTACTTAAATAA
- the prmC gene encoding peptide chain release factor N(5)-glutamine methyltransferase, producing MVTISEWLFYAKNRLKYITNSPQKESEILLKKITGISQLHIIAFQEKKINYKQIKKLEKFLYRREIGEPLEYILKECEFWSLNLKVSNCTLIPRIESECLVEQCLYYLDNKKFLKILDLGTGTGAIALALASEQKTWNITGVDYILNAIYLAYKNSKRLKINNVKFIYSNWFSSLKNIKYNLIVSNPPYLSLNDFFLYKKFIYFEPISSLVSKKNGFQDIFFICKNSKKYLFNYGWLIIEHGWKQGKVVRKIFLYFNFKNIKTIYDYNHNERITVGQFII from the coding sequence ATGGTTACTATTTCAGAATGGTTATTTTATGCTAAAAATAGATTAAAATATATAACAAATTCTCCTCAAAAAGAATCAGAAATTTTATTAAAAAAAATTACTGGAATATCTCAATTACATATTATTGCTTTTCAAGAAAAAAAAATAAATTATAAACAAATAAAAAAATTAGAAAAATTTTTATATCGTCGTGAAATTGGAGAACCATTAGAATATATTTTAAAAGAATGTGAATTTTGGTCATTAAATCTTAAGGTATCTAATTGTACATTAATTCCAAGAATTGAAAGTGAGTGTTTAGTAGAACAATGTTTATATTATTTAGATAATAAAAAATTTTTAAAAATACTTGACTTAGGAACTGGAACTGGTGCTATTGCTTTAGCATTAGCATCAGAACAAAAAACATGGAATATTACTGGTGTTGATTATATTTTAAATGCAATATATTTAGCTTATAAAAATTCTAAACGTTTAAAAATAAATAATGTAAAATTTATATATAGTAATTGGTTTTCATCATTAAAAAATATTAAATATAATTTAATTGTTTCTAATCCACCTTATTTAAGTTTAAATGATTTTTTTTTATATAAAAAATTTATATATTTTGAACCAATAAGTTCTTTAGTTTCTAAAAAAAATGGTTTTCAAGATATTTTTTTTATTTGTAAAAATTCAAAAAAATATTTATTCAACTATGGTTGGTTAATTATTGAACATGGTTGGAAACAAGGTAAAGTTGTAAGAAAAATATTTTTATATTTTAATTTTAAAAATATCAAAACTATATATGATTATAATCATAATGAAAGAATTACAGTTGGACAATTTATTATTTAA
- the lgt gene encoding prolipoprotein diacylglyceryl transferase — translation MIKKYFIFPSINPIIYSIGSINFRWYGLMYIIGFFFIFFNSKKKIYKLKIKFSKKKIDDLLYYGFLGALIGGRLGYILFYNINFFLKNPLNIFYIYNGGMSFHGGLIGVIFIIFKFSKKNKNIFFSITDIISPLIPFSLGLGRIGNFINCELIGRITLNTPWAILFTNSQKEDLIAIKNSIVLKKIYKIYGSLPRHPSQIYEFILEGVLLFIILNIYKNKKNNIGKISSLFLIIYSIFRIFIEFFRQPDIQLGLFFNFLSIGQILTFPMLIIGTYIFLKK, via the coding sequence ATGATAAAAAAATATTTTATATTTCCATCAATAAATCCAATTATATATTCTATTGGTTCTATAAATTTTCGTTGGTATGGATTAATGTATATAATAGGATTTTTTTTTATATTTTTTAATTCAAAAAAAAAAATATATAAATTAAAAATTAAATTTTCAAAAAAAAAAATTGATGATTTATTATATTATGGATTTTTAGGAGCATTAATAGGTGGAAGATTAGGTTATATATTATTTTATAATATAAATTTTTTTTTAAAAAATCCATTAAATATATTTTATATATATAATGGAGGTATGTCATTTCATGGAGGATTAATAGGAGTAATTTTTATAATTTTTAAATTTTCAAAAAAAAATAAAAATATTTTTTTTAGTATAACTGATATTATATCTCCATTAATACCATTTTCTTTAGGTCTTGGAAGAATAGGTAATTTTATAAATTGTGAATTAATAGGAAGAATAACTTTAAATACTCCATGGGCAATATTATTTACAAATTCTCAAAAAGAAGATTTAATTGCTATAAAAAATTCTATTGTTTTAAAAAAAATATATAAAATATATGGATCTCTTCCTAGACATCCTTCACAAATATATGAATTTATTTTAGAAGGAGTTTTATTATTCATAATTTTAAATATTTATAAAAATAAAAAAAATAATATAGGAAAAATTTCTTCTTTATTTTTAATAATATATAGTATATTTAGAATTTTTATAGAATTTTTTAGACAACCAGATATTCAATTAGGATTATTTTTTAATTTTTTAAGTATAGGTCAAATACTTACATTTCCTATGTTAATTATAGGAACTTATATTTTTTTAAAAAAATAA
- the rplI gene encoding 50S ribosomal protein L9 translates to MNVFLIKKILNLGNIGDKINVKNGYARNFLIPKEKAILVTKENIEYFKKKQLQEKLKIKKIKKIAQIKADKINKLSNIIIYAKSGEKGKIFGSIGYKEILKEIKLMGINLIKKEIKLPNGPLKNIGDYKIYIKLYNKIYANVIVKILKK, encoded by the coding sequence ATGAATGTTTTTCTTATTAAAAAAATTTTAAATCTTGGAAACATTGGAGATAAAATTAATGTTAAAAATGGATATGCTAGAAATTTTTTAATTCCTAAAGAAAAAGCAATTTTAGTTACTAAGGAAAATATTGAATATTTTAAAAAAAAACAACTTCAAGAAAAATTAAAAATAAAAAAAATAAAAAAAATAGCTCAAATAAAAGCTGATAAAATAAATAAACTTTCTAATATAATTATATATGCAAAATCAGGAGAAAAAGGAAAGATATTTGGATCAATAGGATATAAAGAAATTTTAAAAGAAATTAAATTAATGGGAATTAATTTAATAAAAAAAGAAATTAAACTTCCAAATGGTCCATTAAAAAATATAGGAGATTATAAAATATATATTAAATTATATAATAAAATCTATGCAAATGTTATTGTTAAAATTTTAAAAAAATAA
- the rpsR gene encoding 30S ribosomal protein S18, translating into MIRYFRRRKFCRFTAENITEVDYKDITILKNYINESNKIVPSRITGTKSKYQRQLSKAIKKARYLAMIPYTDFK; encoded by the coding sequence ATGATTCGTTATTTTAGACGTCGTAAATTTTGTAGATTTACTGCAGAAAATATTACTGAAGTTGATTATAAAGATATTACAATATTAAAAAATTATATTAATGAAAGTAATAAAATTGTACCAAGTCGTATTACTGGTACAAAATCTAAATATCAAAGACAATTATCTAAAGCTATTAAAAAAGCTAGATATCTTGCAATGATACCATATACTGATTTTAAATAA
- the rpsF gene encoding 30S ribosomal protein S6 encodes MRHYEIILLLHPDVINEIDNIIKNYKIKIKNSKGIIHRLENWGRRQLAYPIKKLNKAHYILFNIESSKDLINDLKSSFKFDKNIIRNLIINVKKAITKSSIVLKTKDEKK; translated from the coding sequence ATGAGACATTATGAGATAATTTTATTATTACACCCTGATGTTATTAACGAAATAGATAATATAATTAAAAATTATAAAATTAAAATTAAAAATTCAAAAGGAATAATACATAGATTAGAAAATTGGGGAAGAAGACAATTAGCATATCCAATAAAAAAATTAAATAAAGCACATTATATATTGTTTAATATAGAATCTTCTAAAGATTTAATTAATGATTTAAAATCATCTTTTAAATTTGATAAAAATATAATAAGAAATCTTATTATAAATGTAAAAAAAGCTATTACTAAATCATCTATTGTTTTAAAAACAAAAGATGAAAAAAAATAA
- a CDS encoding NifU family protein, whose amino-acid sequence MIYITKSAQKYIKNILSSKKEKTNIRIFIKNLKTSYMKYGMSFCLKNEIKKNDIKFKFKYFSIFVNKKISPYIKNLEINFVKNDVKSYLTIKAPYIKKYNKFNSIDLFNKIKDFLNLKININLSKHGGKVELIKITKNMFAILKFSGGCQGCSMIKITLKNNIEKNLLKFFPQLNGISDSTNHIHKKFSYY is encoded by the coding sequence ATGATTTATATTACTAAATCTGCTCAAAAATATATTAAAAATATATTATCTTCTAAAAAAGAAAAAACAAATATTAGAATTTTTATTAAAAATTTAAAAACATCTTATATGAAATATGGAATGTCTTTTTGTTTAAAAAATGAAATAAAAAAAAATGATATTAAATTCAAATTTAAATATTTTTCTATTTTTGTAAATAAAAAAATATCTCCTTATATAAAAAATTTAGAAATTAATTTTGTTAAAAATGATGTTAAATCATATTTAACTATAAAAGCTCCTTATATAAAAAAATATAATAAATTTAATTCAATTGATTTATTTAATAAAATTAAAGATTTTTTAAATTTAAAAATTAATATTAATTTATCTAAACATGGAGGAAAAGTAGAATTAATTAAAATTACAAAAAATATGTTTGCTATACTAAAATTTAGTGGAGGATGTCAAGGATGTTCAATGATTAAAATTACTTTAAAAAATAATATAGAAAAAAATCTTTTAAAATTTTTTCCTCAATTAAATGGTATTTCTGATTCTACTAATCATATACATAAAAAATTTTCTTATTATTAA
- the truA gene encoding tRNA pseudouridine(38-40) synthase TruA, with protein MKLALGLEYDGTNYHGWQKQKHSISIQECLEKALSKIANEPISIYCAGRTDTGVHAVNQVVHFYTKSYRKIKSWILGLNSNLPKDIYVKWIIYVKESFHARFSAISRCYKYIIYNNTYNSVFLNKKVFYISKKLDIDKMKYAGKYLLGTHNFKLLISTKCQTNNYIRTIYKFKIYKKNNFILIKIKANSFLYKMVRNIVGCLIEIGLGKKSKKLIYNLLIQKKKSFNIAPPKGLYLYKINYPYYFYLPI; from the coding sequence ATGAAATTAGCTCTTGGATTAGAATATGATGGAACAAATTATCATGGATGGCAAAAGCAAAAACATTCTATTAGTATTCAAGAATGTTTAGAAAAAGCTTTATCAAAAATAGCAAATGAACCTATAAGTATTTATTGTGCAGGAAGAACAGATACTGGAGTTCATGCTGTTAATCAAGTAGTACATTTTTATACTAAATCATATAGAAAAATAAAATCTTGGATATTAGGTTTAAATTCTAATCTTCCAAAAGATATTTATGTTAAATGGATAATTTATGTTAAAGAAAGTTTTCATGCAAGATTTAGTGCAATTTCTAGATGTTATAAATATATTATATATAATAATACATATAATTCAGTTTTTTTAAATAAAAAAGTATTTTATATTTCTAAAAAATTAGATATTGATAAAATGAAATATGCAGGAAAATATTTATTAGGAACACATAATTTTAAATTATTAATTTCTACAAAATGTCAAACAAATAATTATATTAGAACAATATATAAATTTAAAATTTATAAAAAAAATAATTTTATTTTGATAAAAATTAAAGCTAATTCTTTTTTATATAAAATGGTTCGTAATATTGTAGGATGTTTAATAGAAATAGGATTAGGAAAAAAATCAAAAAAATTAATATATAATTTATTAATTCAAAAAAAAAAATCTTTTAATATTGCTCCACCTAAAGGACTATATTTATATAAAATTAATTATCCATATTATTTTTATTTACCTATATAA
- the csrA gene encoding carbon storage regulator CsrA: MLILTRRVSESLIIGDEVKVTILGIKGNQVRIGIDAPKKVSIHREEIYQRIQVEKSTKNIS; encoded by the coding sequence ATGCTTATTTTAACTCGTAGAGTTAGTGAAAGCCTAATAATTGGGGATGAAGTAAAAGTAACTATATTAGGAATTAAAGGAAATCAAGTTCGTATTGGTATTGATGCTCCTAAAAAAGTTTCTATTCATCGTGAAGAAATATATCAGCGTATTCAAGTTGAAAAATCTACAAAAAATATATCTTAA